A part of Saliniradius amylolyticus genomic DNA contains:
- the fabZ gene encoding 3-hydroxyacyl-ACP dehydratase FabZ — translation MANQLNTIDIEEIMALLPHRYPFLLVDRVTDYTLGESISAYKNISFNEPCFTGHFPDKPIFPGVLILEALAQAAGVLGFKTVGNSDDLYLYAGVDNARFKRPVVPGDRMDLDVSLIKERRNIWKFKGIASVDGEEACSAEFMCAMRKR, via the coding sequence TTGGCGAATCAACTAAACACCATTGATATTGAAGAAATCATGGCGCTGCTGCCGCACCGCTACCCCTTTTTGCTGGTGGACCGAGTGACTGACTATACTCTGGGTGAGTCCATCAGTGCCTATAAGAACATCAGCTTTAATGAGCCTTGCTTTACCGGTCACTTCCCGGATAAGCCAATTTTTCCTGGTGTCTTAATCCTGGAAGCCTTGGCACAGGCGGCGGGTGTTCTCGGATTCAAGACCGTCGGTAATTCCGATGATCTTTACCTGTACGCTGGTGTCGATAATGCTCGCTTTAAGCGCCCGGTGGTCCCCGGGGATCGCATGGATCTGGATGTATCTCTGATTAAGGAACGTCGCAATATCTGGAAGTTTAAAGGTATTGCCAGTGTCGATGGCGAAGAGGCCTGCAGCGCTGAATTTATGTGTGCAATGAGGAAACGATAG
- the lpxD gene encoding UDP-3-O-(3-hydroxymyristoyl)glucosamine N-acyltransferase encodes MMESYTLARLAEHIGAQVHGDGSVTVESLATLQDAVKGQISFLANSKYASQLCDTQASAVIVQAEHLSECPCSALVMDNPYVGFALAAQLMDTTPVAAKDISSKAVVADDVVLGEGVSIGPGAVVESGAQLAAGVQIGPNCFVGKDVHIGEGTKLWANVTLYHGCRIGADCLFQSGAVIGSDGFGYANDRGNWIKIPQLGRVIIGDRVEIGANSCIDRGALGDTIIHDGVIIDNLCQIAHNVELGANVAIAGCSVIAGSTTIGANCTMGGQTGIAGHLEIGDNVHFTGKSMVTKSISEPGLYSSGLPVQPNREWRKSIANLRNLGKLSQRVKTLEKQAKGE; translated from the coding sequence TTGATGGAATCCTATACTCTGGCCCGGTTGGCCGAGCATATTGGCGCGCAGGTGCACGGGGATGGAAGTGTAACCGTCGAGTCTCTGGCAACCTTACAGGATGCCGTGAAAGGTCAGATTTCCTTTCTGGCGAATAGTAAGTATGCTAGCCAGCTTTGTGACACGCAGGCAAGCGCCGTCATAGTGCAGGCTGAGCATCTTTCGGAGTGTCCCTGTAGCGCCTTGGTGATGGATAACCCTTATGTGGGCTTTGCGTTAGCGGCCCAGTTGATGGACACCACGCCAGTGGCTGCAAAGGATATCTCTTCGAAGGCCGTGGTCGCCGATGATGTGGTATTGGGCGAAGGGGTGAGCATTGGCCCTGGCGCTGTTGTTGAGTCCGGTGCTCAGTTAGCCGCCGGAGTGCAGATCGGCCCGAATTGTTTTGTGGGCAAAGATGTTCACATCGGCGAGGGCACCAAGCTGTGGGCTAATGTGACGCTTTATCACGGCTGTCGGATTGGGGCGGATTGTCTGTTCCAGTCGGGAGCCGTGATTGGCTCGGATGGCTTTGGTTACGCGAACGATCGCGGCAACTGGATTAAGATCCCGCAGTTAGGACGGGTCATCATCGGTGACCGTGTCGAAATTGGGGCAAATAGCTGCATTGACCGGGGAGCGCTCGGCGATACCATCATTCACGATGGGGTGATCATCGATAATCTATGTCAGATCGCTCATAACGTCGAATTAGGTGCCAATGTAGCCATAGCCGGTTGTTCGGTGATTGCCGGGAGTACCACCATAGGCGCAAACTGTACTATGGGTGGGCAGACCGGTATCGCAGGCCATCTGGAAATTGGTGACAATGTGCACTTTACCGGCAAGAGTATGGTCACTAAGAGCATCAGCGAACCTGGCCTTTATTCATCCGGATTGCCCGTGCAGCCTAATCGTGAGTGGCGGAAGTCGATCGCTAACCTGCGCAATCTTGGCAAGCTAAGCCAGCGTGTTAAAACCTTAGAGAAACAAGCCAAGGGTGAATAA
- a CDS encoding OmpH family outer membrane protein, with translation MNTMKKTAIAAMMLGTGMMSTAASAADKIGIINVQGVFQSLPQAAAIQENIRAEFKDQIEEISRLEKDIKYYLEKQQRDAATMSEAEKTELQEKLVGLRDDYQSKTKPLQQNIQRRQMEERDKLLGLIQQAINNIAEEENYDLVINANAVAYMGDEGNDLSKQVIDKVSKAN, from the coding sequence GTGAACACAATGAAGAAAACAGCTATTGCGGCGATGATGTTAGGTACTGGCATGATGAGTACGGCGGCCAGTGCAGCCGATAAAATCGGCATTATCAATGTGCAAGGCGTATTCCAGTCTTTACCACAGGCAGCTGCTATTCAGGAAAACATTCGCGCCGAGTTTAAAGATCAGATTGAAGAGATCTCTCGTCTTGAGAAAGACATTAAGTATTACCTGGAAAAACAACAGCGTGACGCCGCCACCATGAGCGAAGCGGAAAAAACCGAGCTGCAGGAGAAGCTGGTTGGGTTGCGCGATGATTACCAGTCTAAGACGAAACCACTGCAACAGAATATCCAGCGTCGTCAGATGGAAGAGCGCGATAAGCTACTGGGCCTGATTCAGCAGGCCATTAATAACATCGCCGAAGAAGAAAACTATGATTTGGTCATCAATGCCAATGCCGTCGCTTACATGGGCGATGAGGGTAACGACCTGTCTAAGCAAGTGATCGACAAAGTCAGCAAGGCCAATTAA
- the bamA gene encoding outer membrane protein assembly factor BamA, with the protein MKLKQVIAAGILFSGAVLASDNSSEFVVEDIRVQGLQRVALGAALTHLPVQVGDRLNDFRISQMIRSLYDSSHFERIRVLRDGNTLIVEVRERPTISNITFDGNDDIKDEQLNQSLDDSDVRVGEPLDKTVLTSIETGLQDFYYSIGKYNADVTAMVTPLPRNRVDLKLVFEEGDAAEIKQINIVGNKTFSDEELLGQIELQFDTPWWDFMSETRYQKQKLTGDMETLKSYYMDRGYLKYNLDSTQVSMTPDKSGVYIALNVTEGDQYRVSEVELVGDLLGHEDTIERILPLRADTMYNLAEVTYTEEFISKYLGRYGYAYPEVTTIPEVNDEDKTVKLTMSVDPGKRIYVRRINFTGNEVTADEVLRREVRQMEGAALSNQALEASKSRLSRLTYMEEVEFETVRLAGEDDQVDVEFSVKEQPSGSFNAGIGYGDRTKLSLQAGIQQNNFLGTGKQVGINLNSVSYQKSASLSYTDPYFTIDGISLGGNVFFSEFDAGSANLVQYKNKRWGVGLNLGYPVNEYNRLNYGITYISNEISQLQTYEQIRAFYDTFADPNNPDAGIQFDAFELSLGWRRSTLNRGVFPTAGSSQSLSTKVSTPNSDANYYKFMLDTKFYFPLDRAQKWSILTRLEAGYGNGYDEVNGNDQTLPFWENFRSGGNDTLRGFENNTVGPRPIYRQPTTVTGPDGSQIALGPDSDTIADPIARRLRSVGGNAMVTGGVELIFPTPFLDEEYSNSVRTSLFVDVGNVWDTEFDLDRYSELAQSEQDKLVDYSDPGRIRSSYGLSVQWISPMGPMTFSFARTMSEEPGDETKFFSFNIGKTF; encoded by the coding sequence ATGAAGTTGAAACAGGTTATTGCCGCCGGGATCTTATTTTCCGGCGCCGTGTTGGCATCTGATAACTCCAGTGAATTTGTCGTCGAAGATATTCGTGTCCAGGGCTTGCAGCGTGTCGCCCTAGGGGCTGCATTGACCCATCTACCGGTTCAGGTGGGGGATCGTTTAAACGACTTTCGAATCTCTCAAATGATACGCTCGCTATATGACTCAAGTCATTTCGAGCGCATCCGGGTGTTAAGGGATGGCAATACTCTGATTGTGGAAGTTCGGGAGCGACCCACCATCAGTAATATCACCTTCGATGGCAATGATGACATCAAGGACGAACAGCTGAATCAGAGTCTTGATGATAGTGATGTGCGGGTCGGGGAGCCTCTTGATAAGACGGTACTGACGTCCATCGAAACCGGTCTGCAAGATTTTTACTACAGTATCGGTAAATACAACGCCGATGTGACTGCTATGGTCACACCTCTTCCTCGCAACCGAGTAGACTTAAAGCTGGTTTTTGAAGAAGGCGATGCCGCCGAAATTAAGCAGATCAACATCGTTGGCAACAAGACCTTCAGTGATGAGGAGCTCCTCGGTCAGATAGAGCTGCAATTTGATACGCCCTGGTGGGATTTCATGTCCGAAACCCGTTATCAGAAACAGAAACTGACCGGCGATATGGAAACCCTGAAAAGCTACTACATGGATCGTGGCTATCTGAAGTACAACCTGGACTCAACCCAGGTTTCGATGACGCCCGATAAGTCCGGGGTCTACATTGCGCTTAATGTGACTGAAGGCGACCAGTATAGAGTTTCAGAAGTAGAGCTGGTGGGTGATTTGCTCGGACATGAAGACACCATAGAGAGAATCCTGCCATTGCGGGCAGACACGATGTATAACCTGGCTGAGGTTACCTATACCGAGGAATTTATCAGCAAGTACCTGGGCCGGTATGGTTATGCCTATCCCGAAGTGACCACCATTCCCGAAGTTAACGATGAAGATAAAACCGTTAAGTTGACCATGTCCGTGGACCCGGGTAAACGCATCTATGTGCGCCGAATCAATTTCACCGGCAATGAGGTTACCGCCGATGAAGTGCTGCGTCGTGAGGTACGCCAGATGGAAGGCGCGGCCCTGTCGAATCAAGCCCTGGAAGCCTCAAAGTCTCGATTGTCGCGACTCACTTATATGGAAGAAGTGGAATTTGAAACTGTGCGTTTGGCTGGTGAAGACGATCAGGTTGATGTGGAGTTTTCAGTTAAGGAACAACCATCGGGCTCCTTCAATGCCGGTATCGGCTATGGTGACCGCACCAAGTTAAGCTTGCAGGCGGGTATTCAGCAAAACAACTTCCTGGGTACTGGCAAACAGGTGGGAATCAATCTCAACAGTGTGTCTTATCAAAAGAGTGCCAGTCTGTCTTACACTGACCCCTACTTTACGATCGACGGTATCAGTTTGGGCGGCAATGTCTTTTTCTCCGAATTCGATGCCGGTAGCGCTAACCTGGTTCAATATAAGAATAAACGGTGGGGGGTTGGACTCAATCTTGGCTATCCGGTCAACGAGTATAACCGCCTGAACTATGGCATTACCTATATCTCCAACGAGATCTCTCAGCTACAGACTTACGAACAAATTCGGGCGTTCTACGATACCTTTGCCGATCCCAACAACCCGGATGCGGGCATTCAATTTGATGCGTTCGAATTGTCTCTGGGCTGGCGTCGCAGCACGCTAAACCGCGGTGTTTTCCCAACGGCGGGCTCGTCACAGAGTCTGTCCACAAAGGTGTCGACGCCGAACTCCGATGCTAACTATTATAAGTTCATGTTGGATACCAAGTTCTACTTCCCGCTCGACCGTGCGCAAAAGTGGTCCATATTGACTCGCTTGGAAGCTGGCTATGGTAATGGCTATGACGAAGTTAACGGTAACGACCAGACCTTGCCGTTCTGGGAGAACTTCCGTTCGGGGGGCAATGATACCCTGCGCGGTTTTGAGAACAATACCGTGGGGCCAAGACCCATCTACCGCCAACCAACAACGGTGACGGGACCCGACGGCAGCCAGATTGCCTTGGGGCCCGACTCTGACACCATTGCGGATCCTATCGCCAGGAGATTGCGTTCGGTGGGCGGGAATGCGATGGTCACCGGCGGTGTCGAGCTGATTTTCCCCACGCCATTCCTGGATGAAGAATACTCCAACTCAGTGCGGACCAGTTTGTTTGTGGACGTAGGTAATGTGTGGGACACTGAATTCGATCTTGACCGATACTCAGAGCTGGCGCAGAGCGAGCAGGATAAGCTGGTGGATTATTCCGACCCGGGTCGGATCCGTTCCTCCTACGGACTTTCGGTTCAGTGGATTTCTCCCATGGGACCCATGACCTTTAGTTTTGCCCGGACGATGAGCGAGGAGCCGGGTGATGAGACTAAGTTCTTCTCGTTTAATATTGGTAAGACTTTCTAA
- the rseP gene encoding sigma E protease regulator RseP, which translates to MFGFLWSLVFFILALGILVAVHEWGHFVVARLCGVKVQRFSIGFGKPLWRTFDNKGTEYVVAAIPLGGYVKMLDERVEDVPPSDSPYAFNRKPVWQRIAIVGAGPAVNFVFAVAALWLMFLIGVDTVKPVIGQVQPQSIAAEAQLEPGMEIVQIGGERTLDWQDVNLELVAHIGDAELPLRVRLPETTAERNLTLDIQQWQFNPDAESALSSLGLTPYRPAPTTEIAWVADDSPAKSGGLQKGDKILGLDGTQAEDWGQIVSFIAEHPGETITIDVLRDGQRRALTLEIGLRGETSQGYLGIVPVSEPWPEAYRFTKEYGLLTALGQGADKTWRLMALSVEMIGKLITGDVSVNNLSGPISIAQGAGASAGYGLVYFLSFLALISVNLGVINLLPLPVLDGGHLLYYFIELLTGRPVPESVQEVGFRIGAALLMILMTVAIVNDIARL; encoded by the coding sequence ATGTTTGGTTTTCTATGGAGCCTGGTGTTTTTCATTCTGGCCCTCGGTATTTTGGTGGCGGTGCATGAATGGGGACACTTCGTGGTGGCCCGGTTGTGCGGCGTCAAGGTTCAGCGTTTCTCCATTGGCTTTGGTAAGCCACTTTGGCGCACCTTCGACAACAAGGGTACGGAATACGTGGTGGCCGCCATTCCTCTGGGCGGTTACGTTAAAATGCTGGATGAGCGGGTCGAAGACGTCCCTCCGTCTGACTCCCCCTATGCTTTTAATCGTAAGCCGGTCTGGCAGCGCATTGCTATCGTCGGCGCAGGACCTGCAGTCAATTTTGTGTTTGCGGTGGCGGCCCTGTGGCTGATGTTTTTAATTGGCGTCGACACTGTTAAGCCCGTTATTGGGCAGGTGCAGCCACAGTCTATCGCCGCCGAAGCTCAGTTAGAACCAGGCATGGAGATCGTCCAGATAGGCGGTGAGAGGACTTTAGACTGGCAGGACGTTAATCTCGAGCTGGTGGCGCATATCGGTGACGCGGAACTGCCTTTGCGGGTGCGCCTTCCCGAGACCACCGCTGAGCGGAATCTGACATTGGATATTCAGCAATGGCAGTTTAACCCTGATGCCGAATCGGCCTTATCGAGTTTGGGGCTGACACCGTACCGGCCTGCACCAACCACCGAGATCGCCTGGGTGGCCGATGATTCACCCGCCAAGTCCGGCGGGCTGCAAAAAGGCGATAAAATCTTAGGCTTAGATGGAACTCAGGCCGAGGATTGGGGACAAATAGTGAGTTTTATCGCCGAGCATCCGGGGGAGACCATAACGATAGACGTTTTGCGTGATGGCCAACGTCGGGCGCTCACACTGGAGATTGGTTTGCGGGGCGAGACAAGCCAAGGATATCTTGGTATTGTGCCCGTTTCCGAGCCGTGGCCAGAGGCCTATCGCTTTACCAAGGAATACGGCTTGCTGACAGCATTAGGGCAGGGAGCAGACAAAACTTGGCGATTAATGGCTCTGAGTGTAGAGATGATCGGCAAGCTGATTACCGGTGATGTATCGGTAAATAATCTCAGCGGGCCGATTTCCATCGCTCAGGGGGCCGGAGCCAGTGCTGGTTACGGGCTGGTTTACTTTTTAAGTTTTTTGGCGCTGATCAGCGTCAATCTGGGGGTCATCAATCTATTGCCATTACCGGTACTTGATGGTGGACACCTCCTTTATTATTTTATTGAGCTTTTAACGGGACGTCCTGTGCCCGAATCGGTGCAGGAAGTAGGTTTTCGAATTGGTGCAGCGCTGTTGATGATTTTGATGACAGTGGCCATCGTGAACGATATCGCGCGTTTATAA
- the ispC gene encoding 1-deoxy-D-xylulose-5-phosphate reductoisomerase, translating to MQTITLLGATGSIGLSTLDVIARHPDRFRVFALTAHKNIDALVELARQHRPEYLVVADKSNYAEVQEKARALGVTAEILAGEQALMEVSSDSRVTTVMAAIVGAAGLRPTLSAVQAGKRVLLANKEALVMSGQLFIDAVNQSGAELLPVDSEHNAIFQCLPEQFQYGQPETSGIERILLTGSGGPFLTTPVEALEAVTPEQACAHPNWSMGRKISVDSATMMNKGLEFIEACWLFGLEPEQIQVVLHPQSVIHSMVQYRDGSVIAQMGQPDMRTPIAHCLAYPERIQAGVEPLNFAALTDFSFTTPDTQRYPNLMLAIDACCAGQSATTALNAANEVAVEGFLQRRIGFTTIALLNRRVLESIQPQELYAIDDIIAWDRECRQLAQQYLESLEQA from the coding sequence ATGCAAACCATTACTCTGCTGGGGGCGACTGGCTCCATTGGCCTCAGCACACTGGATGTGATCGCACGGCACCCTGACCGCTTTCGCGTTTTTGCGCTGACGGCCCACAAGAATATCGATGCGCTGGTGGAACTGGCGCGTCAACATCGGCCGGAATATCTGGTGGTGGCTGATAAATCCAATTACGCCGAGGTCCAGGAAAAGGCGAGAGCGCTAGGGGTGACGGCCGAAATTCTGGCCGGAGAGCAGGCCCTGATGGAGGTCAGCTCTGACAGCCGGGTAACTACGGTGATGGCCGCCATAGTGGGCGCAGCAGGCTTGAGGCCGACTCTCTCGGCAGTGCAGGCCGGCAAGCGGGTACTGTTGGCGAATAAGGAAGCCCTGGTGATGTCGGGGCAGTTATTTATCGACGCCGTTAATCAATCCGGTGCTGAGTTGCTGCCCGTGGACAGTGAGCACAATGCCATCTTTCAATGCCTGCCTGAGCAGTTTCAGTATGGTCAACCCGAGACAAGCGGCATCGAGCGTATTCTTCTGACCGGCTCAGGGGGACCGTTTTTAACCACACCTGTAGAAGCTCTTGAAGCCGTGACGCCAGAGCAGGCCTGTGCCCATCCGAACTGGAGCATGGGCCGAAAGATATCGGTGGACTCGGCCACCATGATGAACAAGGGGCTGGAGTTTATCGAAGCCTGTTGGTTGTTTGGGCTGGAGCCTGAACAGATTCAGGTGGTGCTTCACCCGCAAAGCGTGATTCATTCCATGGTGCAATACCGGGACGGCTCGGTGATTGCTCAGATGGGGCAGCCAGATATGCGTACGCCTATTGCTCACTGCCTGGCCTATCCGGAGCGAATTCAGGCCGGAGTCGAGCCACTGAATTTCGCCGCATTGACGGATTTCAGTTTTACCACCCCGGATACGCAACGTTACCCTAATCTGATGTTGGCTATTGATGCCTGTTGCGCCGGACAGAGTGCGACCACGGCGTTAAACGCAGCCAATGAAGTAGCTGTAGAAGGTTTCTTGCAGCGACGTATCGGCTTTACCACTATTGCACTGTTAAATCGGCGGGTGTTGGAATCCATCCAGCCACAGGAACTTTACGCTATCGACGACATCATAGCCTGGGACCGCGAGTGCCGGCAGTTGGCACAGCAGTATTTAGAATCTTTGGAGCAGGCCTGA
- a CDS encoding phosphatidate cytidylyltransferase yields the protein MLKQRIITALILAPLALVAILFLPQMGFQLTIGAIVGLGAWEWANLMGLQSRIQKAFYTLLTLGICGVLAYLVPIALIWKQGAIAPLYFWVLAVATLWWAISLLMILAYPKYTAFWRNGRLMRGLFGLLTLVPTWVAIVVLRGRLYDIDDLYGASLIFYVLGIVWAADIGAFFVGIKFGRHKLRPNVSPGKTLEGLFGGIAASSAIIGFAALHYQVNETMIWHHLLIGGITVGVSALGDLNESMFKRCVGCKDSGTLLPGHGGILDRIDSLTAAFPVFTFCYVLWMT from the coding sequence GTGTTAAAGCAACGAATTATTACTGCCCTGATTCTGGCGCCCTTGGCATTAGTTGCCATCTTGTTTTTACCTCAGATGGGGTTCCAGCTAACCATAGGCGCCATCGTAGGCTTAGGTGCCTGGGAGTGGGCGAACTTAATGGGGCTGCAGTCCCGTATTCAAAAAGCCTTCTATACCTTGCTAACGCTGGGCATTTGCGGCGTTTTGGCCTACCTGGTTCCCATTGCTCTGATATGGAAACAGGGGGCTATCGCACCCTTGTATTTCTGGGTATTGGCGGTGGCGACCCTGTGGTGGGCTATCTCCCTGTTAATGATCCTCGCGTATCCCAAATATACCGCTTTCTGGCGCAACGGCCGATTGATGCGGGGACTGTTTGGTCTTCTGACTCTGGTGCCAACGTGGGTGGCGATTGTGGTTCTGCGGGGGCGCTTGTATGACATCGATGATCTCTATGGCGCTTCACTGATCTTTTATGTGTTAGGTATCGTCTGGGCCGCGGATATCGGTGCGTTCTTTGTTGGCATCAAGTTCGGCCGCCATAAGCTAAGACCGAATGTATCACCGGGTAAGACACTGGAGGGGTTGTTCGGCGGCATAGCAGCATCATCGGCCATCATCGGTTTTGCAGCGCTGCATTATCAGGTCAATGAAACCATGATCTGGCATCACCTGCTTATTGGCGGTATTACTGTCGGCGTTTCTGCCTTGGGCGACCTTAACGAAAGCATGTTTAAACGTTGTGTGGGCTGTAAAGACAGCGGTACCTTGCTGCCGGGCCATGGTGGCATCCTGGATCGTATCGACAGCCTAACCGCAGCCTTCCCGGTATTCACCTTCTGCTATGTGCTCTGGATGACCTGA
- the uppS gene encoding polyprenyl diphosphate synthase, whose amino-acid sequence MTSPNEQMPRHVAIIMDGNGRWARQRGKIRSFGHKAGVESVRAAVRVARQSGIEALTLFAFSSENWQRPDEEVGGLMQLFKMVLKSEVKKLHKNDVRLRVIGDLSRFDDDLVGRIRDSEALTADNRALTLNIAANYGGRWEITRAARQLALAVAAGKLKPEQIDEARFQQETCLAQLPELDLLIRTGGESRVSNFLLWQLAYAELYFTPALWPDFNEQEFELALADYAARQRRFGLTSEQLED is encoded by the coding sequence ATGACTTCCCCCAACGAACAAATGCCTCGCCATGTGGCTATTATCATGGATGGTAATGGCCGCTGGGCCAGACAGCGCGGTAAAATTCGCAGTTTTGGTCATAAAGCCGGTGTTGAATCTGTGCGTGCCGCCGTGCGGGTGGCTCGGCAGTCCGGCATTGAAGCGCTCACTTTATTTGCGTTTAGCAGCGAGAATTGGCAACGGCCCGACGAAGAAGTGGGCGGCTTGATGCAGCTGTTTAAAATGGTGCTCAAAAGTGAGGTCAAAAAGCTGCATAAGAATGATGTCCGTCTTCGGGTTATCGGTGACTTAAGTCGCTTCGATGACGATTTGGTCGGGCGTATCCGTGATTCGGAGGCGCTGACCGCTGACAATCGTGCGCTGACCTTAAATATCGCGGCAAATTATGGTGGTCGCTGGGAGATTACGCGGGCGGCCAGACAGTTGGCTCTGGCCGTTGCCGCCGGGAAACTGAAGCCAGAGCAGATTGATGAAGCGCGGTTTCAGCAAGAAACCTGTCTGGCTCAGTTGCCAGAACTGGATTTATTGATCCGCACAGGTGGTGAGAGCCGGGTTAGCAACTTTCTGTTGTGGCAACTGGCGTATGCCGAGCTCTACTTCACCCCTGCGCTATGGCCGGACTTCAACGAACAGGAGTTTGAACTGGCCTTGGCTGACTACGCGGCCCGTCAGCGACGCTTCGGTTTGACCTCAGAACAATTAGAAGATTAG
- the frr gene encoding ribosome recycling factor: MIDEIKADAKERMQKSISALKSQMSKVRTGRAHPSLLDSITVEYYGAETPLNQLANIVAEDSRTLALTVFDKSTTQAVEKAIMQSDLGLNPMSAGTVIRIPMPALTEERRKDLIKVVRAEAEQARVAVRNVRRDANSDIKELMKDKEISEDDAHRAEEDIQKITDATIKSIDEHLSDKEAELMEV; the protein is encoded by the coding sequence ATGATTGACGAGATTAAAGCCGACGCCAAAGAACGTATGCAGAAGTCTATCTCGGCTCTGAAAAGCCAGATGAGTAAAGTGCGTACGGGCCGGGCTCACCCTAGCTTACTGGACAGCATTACGGTGGAATATTACGGTGCGGAGACGCCGCTCAATCAGTTGGCGAACATTGTTGCCGAAGATTCCCGCACTCTGGCGCTGACCGTGTTCGATAAAAGTACCACTCAGGCCGTGGAAAAGGCCATCATGCAATCGGATTTGGGCCTCAACCCCATGAGTGCCGGCACCGTTATTCGTATCCCCATGCCAGCCCTGACCGAAGAGCGTCGTAAAGACCTTATCAAAGTGGTTCGTGCTGAGGCAGAGCAAGCTCGTGTGGCCGTGCGTAACGTGCGTCGCGATGCCAACAGCGACATCAAAGAACTGATGAAAGACAAAGAGATCAGTGAAGATGATGCCCATCGCGCTGAAGAGGATATCCAGAAAATTACCGATGCCACCATTAAATCCATTGATGAGCATCTGTCGGATAAAGAAGCCGAGTTAATGGAAGTCTGA
- the pyrH gene encoding UMP kinase, protein MSMTPKSAYRRILLKLSGEALMGDEGFGIDPKVLDRMAQEIKEIVESGVQVGLVIGGGNLFRGQGLAEAGMNRVVGDHMGMLATVMNGLAFRDALHRAFVNARLMSAIPLNGVCDAYNWAEAISLLKSGRVVIFSAGTGNPFFTTDSAACLRGIEIEADAVLKGTKVDGVYDSDPNQNDNATMYKTLSYQEVLEKELKVMDLAAFTLARDHHLPVRVFNMNKPGALKAVVMGEDEGTLIDHPENLN, encoded by the coding sequence ATGAGCATGACTCCGAAATCCGCCTACCGACGCATTCTGTTGAAACTTAGTGGTGAGGCCCTGATGGGCGATGAGGGCTTTGGTATCGACCCCAAAGTTCTGGACCGTATGGCTCAGGAAATTAAAGAAATTGTCGAGTCCGGTGTTCAGGTGGGGCTGGTGATTGGGGGAGGTAACCTGTTCCGTGGCCAGGGCCTGGCTGAAGCTGGCATGAACCGTGTCGTAGGCGATCATATGGGAATGCTGGCCACGGTAATGAATGGCCTGGCGTTTCGCGATGCCTTGCATCGTGCTTTTGTGAATGCGCGGCTGATGTCGGCGATTCCTTTAAACGGAGTGTGTGATGCCTATAACTGGGCCGAGGCAATCAGCTTGCTAAAGTCCGGCCGTGTGGTGATCTTCTCAGCGGGTACCGGCAACCCTTTCTTTACAACAGACTCCGCGGCCTGCCTCAGAGGCATTGAAATTGAAGCCGATGCGGTTTTGAAAGGCACCAAAGTCGATGGGGTTTATGACAGTGACCCGAATCAAAACGACAATGCCACAATGTACAAGACTTTGAGCTATCAGGAAGTACTGGAAAAAGAATTAAAAGTGATGGATCTGGCGGCCTTTACCCTGGCCCGGGATCATCACTTGCCCGTTCGGGTCTTTAACATGAACAAGCCTGGTGCACTGAAAGCGGTAGTGATGGGTGAAGACGAAGGCACCCTGATCGATCACCCTGAGAACTTAAACTAA